From a single Ciconia boyciana chromosome 11, ASM3463844v1, whole genome shotgun sequence genomic region:
- the TNNC1 gene encoding troponin C, slow skeletal and cardiac muscles, whose product MDDIYKAAVEQLTEEQKNEFKAAFDIFVLGAEDGCISTKELGKVMRMLGQNPTPEELQEMIDEVDEDGSGTVDFDEFLVMMVRCMKDDSKGKTEEELSDLFRMFDKNADGYIDLEELKIMLQATGETITEDDIEELMRDGDKNNDGRIDYDEFLEFMKGVE is encoded by the exons ATGGATGACATTTATAAGGCAGCG GTTGAGCAGCtgacagaagagcaaaaaaatg agTTCAAGGCTGCCTTTGACATCTTCGTGCTGGGGGCAGAGGACGGCTGCATCAGCACCaaggagctggggaaggtgaTGCGGATGCTGGGGCAGAACCCCACCCccgaggagctgcaggagatgATAGACGAGGTGGATGAGGATG gcagcggcACTGTAGACTTTGATGAATTCCTCGTTATGATGGTCCGGTGTATGAAAGatgacagcaaaggaaaaaccGAAGAGGAACTCTCAGATCTCTTCAGGATGTTTGATAA AAATGCTGATGGCTACATCGACCTCGAGGAGCTGAAGATCATGCTGCAGGCGACAGGAGAGACCATCACCGAGGACGATATAGAAGAACTGATGAGAGATGGGGATAAAAACAACGATGGCAGGATTGACTATGATG AGTTCCTGGAATTTATGAAGGGAGTTGAATAA
- the RPL29 gene encoding large ribosomal subunit protein eL29, giving the protein MAKSKNHTTHNQSRKWHRNGIKKPRSHRYESLKGVDPKFLRNMRFAKKHNKKGLKKMQANNAKQAAQQKKD; this is encoded by the exons ATGGCCAAGTCCAAGAACCACACCACGCACAACCAGT CCCGTAAGTGGCACAGAAATGGTATCAAGAAACCCAGATCCCATAGATATGAATCTCTCAAAGGG GTTGATCCCAAGTTTCTGAGGAACATGAGATTTGCaaagaaacacaacaaaaagGGGCTGAAGAAGATGCAGGCCAACAATGCCAAGCAGGCTGCTCAGCAGAAAAAGGACTGA